The Brooklawnia cerclae nucleotide sequence CTGCTCATCTCGCTCCGCATTCTTCAGGGGCTAGGCGCAGGTGCCGAATATGCGGGAGCGGTGACCCTGTCGTCGGAGTCCGCGCCTGCCCGGCACAGAGGTTGGTACGCGTCGTGGTCGCCAGCAGGTGTCTGGATCGGCTCGGCCATCGGGTTGTTCGCATTCCGTGTCTCACTGTCCCTTACGGGTGACAAGTTCGAGGTCTGGGGCTGGCGCATCCCGTTCCTGGTTTCCGCGCTGCTCCTTGTTGTTGCCTTCCTCATCCGGGAGCATGTCCAGGAGACCAAGGCGTTCGAAGAGGTCAAGAAGGCTCGTGAGGAAGGAACGACGCAGGACAATGTTCCGCTCGTGAGCCTGCTCCGGTCTGAGAAGAGGCGCTTGTTCACCGCTCTGGGAACGAACTTCATCCTGACCGGCTATTCCTATATCTCCCAGACGTGGATCCTCAGCTACCTCACGAACGACATCAAGATGGCGGCGGGGATATCGCTAGTGATCCAGGCTGTACTTCTTACTGTTGGAGCGGTGACGGTGCTGTGCTTCGGACGAGTCAGCGACACGTTCGGGCGTCGGCGTCTCTTCTTGTGGGCGGCTGGTCTGGGAGTGCTGTGGCCGTTCCCAGTCTTTGCGATCATCGATCTGAAAAACCCTGTGCTGACGACTTTGGCCCTTCTGGTTTGCTTTGCTGGATCGGTCGCCGCAACATACGCGGCGCAGGCGGCCATGCTGCCGGAACTGTTCCCCTCGGCTCTGCGGTACTCGGGCATCGCCTTCGCACGAGAGGTGTCCGGCGCCTTGCTGGGTGGCACAACTCCCCTTATCGCCACCGCTCTTCTGGCCTGGGCCGGGCACTGGTGGCCCGTCGCGACGTGGATGGTTGTCATGGCCACAGTGGCCTTCGCCTGTGCGTGGTATTCGAAGAAGTTCCGGCGCGACGATGAGCAGTGGAACGATGCGTCCTTCCTGAATGGCGGAGTCGAAGCATCGAAGGAGGTCGGCTGACATGGAGCTTCATGCACGCTACTTCGAGGACTTCGAAGTGGGGGAACGCGTCGAGTGCGGCTCCCGCACGATCGGGGAGGCCGAGGTCGCGGCGTTTGCGGGTCTGACCCAGGACTTTCACCCGGCTCACATGGACGTAGTCTTCGCCACGAAAGAATTCGGCGGACGCCTCGTTCACGGCGCGCTAACTTTTTCGGTCGTCGTCGGGCTGACGGTGGAGTACAACCCCTTGGCCTTCGCGTACGGCTATGACCGCATTCGATTCCCCAACGCCATGAAATGTGGTGACACGATCACCGCCGTCTCGGAGGTCGTG carries:
- a CDS encoding MFS transporter; amino-acid sequence: MLALSTMWRLRSYRATELIMTDIQTSLPDDAAQAPLKNTRRAAIGAAVGSAIEWYDYSLYGAAAALIFNHQFFGTGSQVGGLLAAFATFAVGYLARPLGGIFFGHLGDKVGRKPVMVLTLVLMGLSTTLVGFLPTYATVGAVAPVLLISLRILQGLGAGAEYAGAVTLSSESAPARHRGWYASWSPAGVWIGSAIGLFAFRVSLSLTGDKFEVWGWRIPFLVSALLLVVAFLIREHVQETKAFEEVKKAREEGTTQDNVPLVSLLRSEKRRLFTALGTNFILTGYSYISQTWILSYLTNDIKMAAGISLVIQAVLLTVGAVTVLCFGRVSDTFGRRRLFLWAAGLGVLWPFPVFAIIDLKNPVLTTLALLVCFAGSVAATYAAQAAMLPELFPSALRYSGIAFAREVSGALLGGTTPLIATALLAWAGHWWPVATWMVVMATVAFACAWYSKKFRRDDEQWNDASFLNGGVEASKEVG
- a CDS encoding MaoC family dehydratase, encoding MAESKHRRRSADMELHARYFEDFEVGERVECGSRTIGEAEVAAFAGLTQDFHPAHMDVVFATKEFGGRLVHGALTFSVVVGLTVEYNPLAFAYGYDRIRFPNAMKCGDTITAVSEVVSTRIHEKSGRGLVVKRYTGTNQEGLTVLSCEHTLAVARRGTSA